A stretch of the Prochlorococcus marinus str. MIT 0918 genome encodes the following:
- a CDS encoding cupin domain-containing protein — translation MRRFLFLTLGMGMLLPTVGCNLQKEVSKNTKPVIETLVSATESWNGDRYSYPEGQAQIILLKITAPVGFRTPVHTHPQPGVAYLSKGKLECVVTADNTKVFSAGDSFATTSGETPHYCESIGDEPAVVFVTYAGVEGQQFTIPINK, via the coding sequence TTGCGTCGCTTTTTATTCTTAACCCTTGGGATGGGTATGCTATTACCAACTGTTGGCTGTAACCTTCAAAAGGAAGTTTCTAAGAACACCAAGCCTGTTATCGAAACACTTGTCAGTGCAACTGAATCATGGAACGGAGACCGTTATTCATATCCTGAAGGACAAGCACAAATAATTCTTTTGAAGATCACAGCTCCAGTAGGATTCAGAACGCCAGTACATACACATCCACAACCTGGTGTCGCCTACCTATCCAAAGGGAAGTTGGAATGCGTAGTAACTGCAGACAATACAAAGGTTTTTTCTGCTGGAGATAGCTTTGCGACCACCTCTGGTGAAACACCTCATTACTGCGAAAGTATTGGTGATGAGCCTGCAGTTGTTTTTGTAACATATGCAGGTGTTGAAGGACAGCAATTCACTATTCCTATAAACAAATAG
- a CDS encoding AIR synthase, translated as MACNLKISKSAITELIRQSAFGGTPGEMHIDLLPDSFEEGWLYIRLRCGQQSGVPIARTDGITLFAPSKQLGLLQGLKLDYFGDLTGGGFLISTPEGAQASGCGTGFKMMSN; from the coding sequence ATGGCTTGTAATTTAAAGATTTCTAAATCTGCTATTACTGAGTTAATAAGACAATCTGCATTTGGAGGAACTCCTGGTGAAATGCATATTGATTTATTGCCCGATAGTTTTGAGGAAGGCTGGTTGTATATTCGATTGAGATGTGGTCAACAATCTGGAGTTCCTATAGCAAGAACAGATGGCATTACTTTATTTGCTCCGTCAAAGCAACTTGGTTTATTGCAAGGTTTAAAACTCGATTATTTTGGAGATTTGACTGGTGGAGGCTTTTTGATTAGTACTCCAGAAGGTGCACAAGCAAGTGGATGTGGCACAGGTTTTAAAATGATGAGTAATTGA
- a CDS encoding NmrA/HSCARG family protein has protein sequence MNSSSQEILFKRNASCSRNFALQSSKPVIAVTMATSRQGSAVVNHLSKTDNFHIRAITRSPASKRSEALSKLPNVEIVRGDLLEPESLERCFSGVYGVFGNTTPTKGWALGRGSMVRDYEMEQGRNLVDVVNKLANFGSLKHFVFSSVCKPKDPLKNEPAPGHFSSKWSIEEYIFLNGLKNISTIIRPVSYFENFNSNLPGVKISERVFPGVVHRDKVWQTIAVDDVGLWTKAVFENPNKFLGDAINIAGDEMTGNEMAALWQKIRGQQSGSVRYLMVPRKLMNFIEHDIGIMANWIERAGYGADLKELKLLAHELDITITPFAKWLREKTLLRTTPTEIRKLSLMKRFTPAT, from the coding sequence TTGAACTCTTCTAGCCAGGAAATACTTTTTAAAAGGAATGCAAGTTGTTCTAGGAACTTTGCTTTGCAAAGCTCAAAGCCTGTTATTGCAGTCACTATGGCCACGAGCCGACAGGGCTCAGCAGTAGTAAATCATTTGTCTAAGACTGACAATTTTCATATTCGTGCAATTACTCGATCCCCTGCGTCTAAGCGTTCAGAAGCTTTGTCAAAGTTGCCTAATGTTGAAATTGTAAGAGGAGATCTTCTTGAACCTGAAAGTTTAGAGAGGTGCTTTTCAGGGGTTTATGGAGTATTTGGTAATACTACTCCTACTAAGGGTTGGGCTTTGGGCCGCGGAAGTATGGTTCGTGATTATGAGATGGAGCAAGGTAGAAATTTAGTAGACGTAGTGAATAAATTGGCCAATTTTGGGAGCTTAAAACACTTTGTTTTTAGCTCAGTTTGCAAACCTAAAGACCCTTTGAAAAATGAACCTGCTCCTGGACATTTTTCTAGTAAATGGAGCATTGAAGAATATATTTTTCTAAATGGATTAAAGAACATCTCGACAATTATTCGACCTGTTAGCTATTTCGAAAATTTTAATAGCAATCTTCCTGGCGTAAAGATATCAGAGAGAGTTTTCCCTGGAGTGGTTCATAGAGACAAGGTATGGCAAACTATTGCAGTTGATGATGTAGGACTTTGGACAAAGGCTGTTTTTGAAAACCCAAATAAATTTTTGGGTGATGCAATTAATATTGCTGGAGATGAGATGACTGGTAACGAAATGGCCGCTTTGTGGCAAAAAATACGAGGCCAACAATCTGGATCGGTTCGTTATTTAATGGTTCCACGCAAACTTATGAATTTTATTGAGCATGATATTGGGATAATGGCTAACTGGATTGAGCGAGCAGGCTATGGAGCAGACTTGAAAGAGCTGAAGCTTCTTGCACATGAACTTGACATAACAATAACTCCATTTGCAAAATGGCTTAGAGAAAAGACTTTACTAAGAACTACTCCCACAGAAATAAGAAAGCTTAGCTTGATGAAAAGATTTACACCTGCAACTTAG
- a CDS encoding DUF3764 family protein: METTVVTFKVNGSFAEWVAIFDSDEANKRHAEYKIKPLFRGQSKDDPQKVIVIHQHEEGMLEKFLIGNSDWISTHNVDMNSLEQSAWKGE, encoded by the coding sequence ATGGAAACAACAGTAGTAACCTTTAAGGTCAATGGTAGTTTCGCTGAATGGGTGGCAATTTTTGATAGTGATGAAGCCAATAAAAGACATGCTGAATATAAAATCAAGCCACTTTTCAGAGGTCAAAGCAAAGATGATCCTCAAAAAGTAATCGTTATCCACCAGCATGAAGAAGGGATGCTTGAAAAATTTCTTATCGGTAATAGCGATTGGATTTCAACTCACAATGTAGATATGAACAGCTTGGAACAATCAGCTTGGAAAGGGGAATAA
- a CDS encoding DUF3804 family protein produces the protein MTSDSQQIEALIRGFANRAENKSFLLSNVTDHFLAVRPSGNPITAEGLVGMYNNADLIVELSELIKIHRLEANLDWGFAAFTLKEEFSYKGEKNSDLSSYSMIFKKIDEIWMIFWMQRSSGTTDLSTWNQV, from the coding sequence TTGACTTCAGATTCTCAGCAGATAGAAGCCCTCATCAGAGGTTTTGCAAATAGAGCTGAAAACAAGTCTTTCTTGCTCTCTAATGTCACAGATCACTTCTTAGCGGTTAGACCAAGTGGCAACCCTATTACGGCAGAAGGTCTTGTTGGAATGTATAACAATGCAGACTTGATTGTTGAGCTATCTGAATTAATAAAGATTCATCGATTAGAAGCAAATTTAGATTGGGGCTTTGCAGCTTTTACCTTGAAAGAAGAATTTAGCTATAAAGGTGAGAAAAATAGTGACTTATCAAGTTATTCAATGATTTTTAAGAAAATAGATGAAATTTGGATGATTTTTTGGATGCAAAGATCATCAGGAACTACAGATCTTTCTACTTGGAACCAAGTATAA